A genomic region of Runella rosea contains the following coding sequences:
- a CDS encoding globin family protein — MNDQQKKLVQTSFARIVPKSEYAAQVFYTRFFELVPEVKHLFKSELKTQGIKLFQVISFTVCSLDNMDELLPLLQDLGQKHVKYGAKVQHYQYIGEALLWTLEKVLKSDFTPEIQQAWIDVYSVMSAAMIEAAHQQTA; from the coding sequence ATGAATGATCAACAAAAAAAGCTGGTACAAACCAGTTTTGCCCGTATTGTTCCGAAATCAGAGTATGCCGCTCAAGTGTTTTATACACGTTTTTTTGAACTAGTCCCTGAGGTAAAGCATCTTTTCAAAAGTGAGCTTAAAACCCAAGGAATCAAACTGTTTCAGGTGATTAGCTTTACGGTATGTTCTCTGGATAATATGGATGAACTACTGCCACTGTTGCAAGATTTAGGACAGAAACACGTGAAGTACGGCGCCAAAGTACAGCATTATCAATACATTGGAGAGGCGTTGTTGTGGACATTGGAAAAGGTACTAAAAAGTGATTTTACCCCCGAAATACAACAAGCGTGGATTGATGTATACAGCGTGATGTCGGCCGCAATGATTGAAGCCGCCCACCAACAAACGGCCTGA
- a CDS encoding sensor histidine kinase gives MKPTPKIESTPTEIPAQEAGEKSAYDSDHSEVKYQNLVSQLNPHFLFNSLATLESLIYSDQRLAVKFLSQLTRVYRYVLTTRHTKLVTLGEELCFIKDYADLLQTRFGKGLEVCLTVPETYYSFQIVPTTLQILIENATRHNLTDPDSPLLVTIKIENQRLIIENNLQIKRTLEVQNRQGLSSLRNLYAYFSETALEIQQTPEFFRIVLPLL, from the coding sequence ATGAAACCAACGCCTAAAATAGAATCTACACCAACCGAAATACCCGCCCAAGAAGCGGGCGAAAAAAGCGCGTATGATAGTGACCATTCGGAAGTTAAATACCAAAATTTAGTCAGTCAGCTCAATCCACATTTTTTGTTTAACAGTCTGGCCACCCTTGAAAGTCTGATTTACAGCGACCAACGGCTGGCGGTCAAATTTTTAAGTCAATTGACGCGCGTCTATCGCTACGTTCTGACCACCCGACACACCAAACTGGTCACGCTGGGTGAAGAGTTGTGTTTTATTAAAGATTACGCAGATTTGCTCCAAACCCGCTTTGGGAAAGGGCTGGAAGTATGCCTTACAGTACCCGAAACCTATTATTCGTTTCAGATTGTTCCGACCACGTTGCAGATTCTGATTGAAAACGCCACCCGGCACAACCTAACCGACCCCGACTCGCCGTTGCTGGTTACGATAAAAATTGAAAATCAACGACTTATCATCGAAAACAACCTCCAAATCAAACGTACATTAGAAGTTCAAAATCGACAAGGCTTAAGCAGCTTGCGGAATTTATACGCTTATTTTTCAGAAACCGCGCTTGAGATTCAACAAACACCCGAATTCTTTCGCATCGTATTGCCATTACTTTAA
- a CDS encoding LytR/AlgR family response regulator transcription factor: MKVLIVEDEALIAEQLQRMLKDIAPQAEVLDVLHSVKNARRWFMQNAEPDLLFMDIQLSDGISFDLFNYFDIKCPIIFATAYDEYAIKAFKVNGIDYLLKPIDEEDLIRALGKFKALQKNQSISTEVLQTLANHPSQIGRMYKEKLIVQHRNASIPINLADVSLFYLDQVIFVVTNDGQKYIAEQNTLDEIEDILNPNEFFRAGRRQIINQNAVESYKGDASGKLYVKLRSSHVSEVEISREKAPVFKRWIDR, encoded by the coding sequence ATGAAAGTTCTAATTGTAGAAGACGAAGCCCTCATTGCCGAACAGCTCCAACGAATGTTGAAAGATATTGCGCCACAGGCCGAGGTGCTTGATGTTTTGCACAGCGTAAAAAACGCCAGACGGTGGTTTATGCAAAATGCCGAGCCTGATTTGCTTTTCATGGATATTCAGCTCTCCGATGGTATCAGTTTCGATTTATTCAACTATTTCGACATCAAATGTCCGATTATTTTTGCCACCGCTTACGACGAATACGCCATCAAGGCGTTTAAGGTCAATGGCATTGATTATCTTTTAAAACCCATCGACGAAGAGGATCTTATTCGTGCCCTTGGTAAATTTAAGGCGCTGCAAAAAAACCAAAGTATTTCGACCGAAGTGCTGCAAACCCTGGCCAATCACCCTTCCCAAATCGGGAGAATGTACAAGGAGAAACTGATTGTTCAGCACCGCAATGCGTCTATTCCTATCAACTTGGCCGATGTATCGCTATTTTATCTTGACCAAGTAATCTTTGTGGTAACCAATGACGGTCAAAAATACATTGCCGAACAAAACACACTGGATGAAATCGAAGACATCCTCAACCCAAATGAGTTTTTCAGGGCAGGACGCCGACAAATTATCAATCAAAATGCAGTTGAAAGTTATAAGGGTGACGCCTCTGGGAAATTATACGTAAAACTACGAAGCAGCCACGTATCAGAAGTAGAAATCAGCCGGGAAAAAGCCCCTGTGTTTAAACGCTGGATTGACCGCTAA
- a CDS encoding head GIN domain-containing protein — protein sequence MRTAIFYRLTTLLFASAFFLVACSFSAENRERQDEDRTTRTFDLKDFDRLSLGSAFEITVTKGNHSVKVEGRKQDLNDLEADVSAGKLRIRYKDSFGWNRNRKRISVTISMPTVKALDFSGATTSRVSGFNDLGTLDLDISGASKSDIQVKAQRIVMDASGASTIVLTGSANRLEGEVSGATSLKAYDFPVKEAFLDASGASNVRVSVNGKLEVEASGASSVRYRGTASVRSNTSGASSVRSES from the coding sequence ATGAGAACAGCCATTTTTTACCGCCTCACCACCCTTCTTTTTGCCAGCGCTTTTTTCTTAGTAGCCTGCTCTTTTTCGGCCGAAAACCGTGAACGTCAAGACGAAGACCGTACTACCCGTACGTTTGACCTCAAAGATTTTGATCGTCTTTCGTTAGGAAGCGCGTTTGAAATTACGGTTACCAAAGGCAACCATTCGGTCAAAGTAGAAGGCCGTAAGCAAGATCTCAACGACTTGGAAGCCGATGTTTCGGCTGGAAAACTCCGCATTCGTTACAAGGATTCATTTGGTTGGAACCGTAACCGAAAACGCATATCGGTCACGATTTCGATGCCCACCGTCAAAGCCCTTGATTTTTCGGGAGCCACGACGTCGCGTGTATCAGGATTCAATGATTTGGGAACGTTGGATTTGGATATTTCGGGGGCTTCTAAATCCGATATTCAGGTGAAGGCCCAAAGAATCGTGATGGATGCTTCGGGCGCTTCCACGATTGTATTGACGGGTTCGGCCAACCGCTTGGAAGGGGAAGTCTCGGGGGCTACCTCCCTGAAAGCCTACGATTTTCCCGTGAAAGAAGCCTTTCTGGATGCTTCGGGAGCTAGTAACGTGCGCGTGAGCGTAAACGGTAAACTCGAAGTGGAAGCCAGTGGCGCGAGTAGTGTACGTTATCGTGGCACTGCTTCGGTACGCTCCAATACCTCTGGTGCCAGCTCCGTCAGAAGCGAATCGTAG
- a CDS encoding sugar phosphate isomerase/epimerase family protein gives MKRRTFLQTTAGLGALALLQLQAEANPQAKAVGLQLYTLREDIQKQGIEKILAEVAKLGYKKVENFGYGQGKFFKKTPAEYSQLLKDNGLTAVSGHYMTARTPGMTDGLTKNWEKVVEDAAAIGQKYVVLAYLMDSERKAEDYNQLFDLLNKSSEIALKSGLTMGYHNHDFEFTQKIDGQKPYDLLLKNTNVVMEMDLYWVVKAGENAAAYFAKYPNRFPLWHVKDMAKTPEKEFSEVGLGSIDFASLFKEASVAGLKHYFVEQDVCKRPPLESIQISIDNIQKAKWG, from the coding sequence ATGAAACGCAGAACCTTTCTCCAAACCACCGCAGGTCTTGGTGCACTTGCCTTATTGCAATTGCAGGCCGAAGCTAACCCGCAAGCCAAAGCAGTAGGCTTACAACTATACACCCTCCGCGAGGATATTCAAAAGCAGGGTATCGAAAAGATACTGGCAGAAGTGGCCAAGCTCGGCTACAAAAAGGTGGAAAATTTCGGGTACGGGCAAGGTAAATTTTTCAAAAAAACTCCTGCTGAATACAGTCAACTCCTGAAAGACAACGGGCTTACGGCTGTCAGCGGACACTATATGACCGCGCGTACGCCCGGAATGACCGATGGATTGACCAAGAATTGGGAAAAAGTGGTGGAGGATGCAGCCGCTATTGGTCAGAAATACGTAGTGCTTGCCTACCTGATGGACAGCGAGCGCAAAGCCGAGGATTACAATCAACTGTTTGATTTGCTCAACAAAAGTAGCGAAATCGCCCTTAAATCGGGCCTGACCATGGGCTATCATAACCATGATTTTGAATTTACCCAAAAAATTGATGGCCAAAAGCCTTATGATTTATTGCTCAAAAACACCAATGTCGTCATGGAAATGGACTTGTATTGGGTCGTAAAAGCAGGCGAAAATGCCGCTGCGTACTTCGCCAAATATCCAAATCGTTTTCCGTTGTGGCACGTCAAAGACATGGCCAAAACCCCCGAAAAAGAGTTTTCAGAAGTGGGCCTCGGCAGCATTGATTTTGCCAGCCTGTTCAAGGAAGCAAGCGTGGCGGGCCTCAAACATTACTTTGTAGAGCAAGATGTATGCAAGCGTCCTCCGCTCGAAAGTATCCAGATAAGCATTGATAATATTCAAAAAGCAAAATGGGGATAA
- a CDS encoding penicillin-binding transpeptidase domain-containing protein, producing the protein MRGKTGNIRDDILQRSWVVAIGLIILGALVIYRIFYIQHYDLYKGKPWIEYMSKTVRVDTIPAMRGNIYSNDGSLMATSLPYFEVSIDPTVADSVYFYTRVDSLGTLLAKTFGQRTAESYVKELLFARHEFERNERRGNRNIRLLKRKVTYREYSIILGQEFKGNVKKKDGTTEKATWKGWPFFRRFSSTGRSRGGKLMITYERYNPFGSLAERTIGYLDKKTRRGLVGLEASFEKRLAGTPGVGLYRVLDDQTFMPNEDEDGLQPSNGYDLHTTIDVNFQDIAETALRNTLRSYNAAYGCVIVMEVQTGEIRAIANLSRDTDSSYRETYNHALAGLGNPGSTFKLASMLAALEEGMSPKRMYHTGNGIATYKSAIIRDTKRIGHGSITAQQVFEKSSNVGVHLVMKDYFYTKPDKYVGYLKRFHLREPTGIQMKGEPDPRVRTPSDKRWSKTSLTYMSYGYESELTPLQMLSFYNAVANDGYWVRPMLVKQIKQADQIVQEMVPFRSEVRIASENSLRNARKMLEGVVDHGTATNIKNPFYKIAGKTGTAQKLVNGRYVPGLYNTSFIGYFPADAPRYSVLVVVDSPRGFSMEQLYAGSVAAPVFKEVVDRIVGYDINMHPPIPKQQNKNSEMSRQLRAGHADDLRVVAEEMDIESPVNVNGWVEAKKDKDGVKWESRDADPNKLPNLKGMSLRDALYLLENHGFKVAYKGKGKVAEYEYKGGAYILTLR; encoded by the coding sequence ATGAGAGGCAAAACTGGAAATATTCGTGACGATATTTTGCAGCGTTCTTGGGTAGTAGCCATTGGGCTTATTATTCTGGGGGCGTTGGTTATTTACCGTATTTTTTATATTCAACACTACGATCTTTACAAGGGGAAACCCTGGATTGAATACATGTCAAAAACTGTTCGCGTGGATACCATTCCAGCCATGCGCGGCAATATTTACTCCAATGACGGTAGCCTGATGGCGACTTCGTTGCCCTATTTTGAGGTTTCTATCGACCCTACAGTGGCCGACAGCGTGTATTTCTACACCCGGGTCGACTCGTTGGGGACACTTTTGGCCAAGACTTTTGGACAACGCACGGCCGAGAGTTATGTGAAAGAATTACTCTTTGCCCGGCACGAATTTGAGCGGAACGAACGGCGTGGCAACCGCAATATTCGACTCCTGAAACGTAAAGTGACTTACCGAGAGTACAGTATTATTTTGGGGCAAGAATTTAAGGGAAATGTAAAAAAGAAGGACGGCACAACCGAAAAAGCCACCTGGAAAGGCTGGCCGTTTTTCCGCCGTTTTTCGTCGACAGGGCGCAGTCGGGGTGGGAAATTGATGATTACCTACGAGCGTTATAATCCCTTCGGTTCATTGGCGGAGCGTACCATCGGCTACCTCGATAAAAAGACCCGGCGCGGATTGGTTGGACTGGAGGCTAGTTTTGAAAAACGATTGGCAGGGACCCCAGGTGTAGGGTTGTACCGAGTGCTTGACGATCAGACATTTATGCCTAATGAAGACGAAGATGGACTGCAACCGTCCAACGGATACGACTTACACACCACCATCGACGTTAATTTTCAGGACATTGCTGAAACGGCACTTCGCAATACGCTCCGCAGTTATAATGCAGCTTATGGTTGTGTGATTGTGATGGAAGTCCAAACGGGCGAGATTCGGGCCATTGCCAACCTCTCTCGTGATACCGATTCAAGTTACCGCGAAACCTATAATCACGCCCTTGCGGGATTGGGAAACCCCGGCTCTACCTTTAAGTTGGCCTCCATGTTGGCGGCTTTGGAAGAAGGGATGTCGCCCAAACGCATGTACCATACTGGCAATGGAATTGCGACCTACAAGTCGGCAATCATTCGGGATACAAAACGCATAGGACACGGTAGTATCACGGCGCAACAGGTGTTTGAAAAATCCTCAAACGTCGGTGTTCACTTAGTGATGAAAGATTATTTTTACACAAAACCTGATAAATATGTGGGTTATCTGAAGCGCTTTCACCTGCGTGAGCCTACGGGTATTCAGATGAAAGGAGAGCCAGATCCCCGCGTTCGGACGCCATCCGACAAACGCTGGAGCAAGACCTCGCTGACCTATATGAGTTATGGCTATGAGTCAGAGTTGACGCCTTTACAGATGTTATCTTTTTATAATGCTGTTGCCAACGATGGCTACTGGGTGCGCCCGATGCTGGTCAAACAGATAAAACAGGCCGATCAAATTGTGCAGGAAATGGTGCCATTTCGCAGTGAAGTACGCATTGCTTCCGAAAACTCTTTGCGCAATGCCCGAAAAATGTTGGAAGGAGTCGTGGACCACGGAACGGCCACGAACATCAAAAATCCGTTTTACAAAATTGCGGGGAAAACGGGTACTGCTCAAAAACTTGTGAATGGCCGCTACGTGCCGGGGTTGTACAATACATCGTTTATCGGCTATTTTCCCGCCGATGCTCCTCGTTATTCGGTGTTGGTGGTGGTTGACAGCCCGCGTGGATTCAGTATGGAACAACTTTACGCGGGTAGCGTGGCGGCACCGGTATTTAAAGAAGTGGTAGACCGGATTGTGGGGTATGACATAAACATGCACCCACCGATTCCGAAACAACAAAATAAGAACTCCGAAATGTCGCGTCAGCTACGGGCGGGTCATGCCGATGACTTGCGGGTGGTGGCCGAAGAAATGGATATTGAATCGCCAGTGAATGTCAACGGATGGGTAGAAGCCAAAAAAGATAAGGATGGTGTAAAATGGGAAAGCCGCGATGCCGACCCTAATAAATTGCCCAATTTGAAAGGAATGTCGCTCCGCGACGCCCTTTATTTGCTCGAAAACCACGGTTTTAAAGTGGCATACAAGGGGAAAGGAAAAGTGGCAGAATATGAATATAAGGGAGGTGCGTATATTTTGACGTTGCGATAG
- a CDS encoding FtsL-like putative cell division protein: MAINVLKAQNQKRTARPVRSKSRVLSWLGQWFHVEKWIGGREFPVRYLDGTLYLLLLGLIVIFFRINAERQMRQLRKATEEVNNYRAAYTILKANYMKMGKQSELAPKVAKMGLSESRKSPQRIQVKK, encoded by the coding sequence ATGGCCATCAACGTGTTAAAAGCCCAAAACCAAAAGCGAACCGCGCGCCCCGTTCGTAGCAAGAGCCGAGTATTGAGCTGGCTTGGGCAATGGTTCCACGTTGAAAAGTGGATTGGCGGACGCGAATTTCCCGTCAGGTACCTCGACGGAACCTTGTATTTGCTTTTGTTAGGGCTTATTGTGATTTTTTTTCGCATCAACGCCGAACGACAAATGCGGCAACTGCGCAAAGCAACCGAAGAAGTCAATAACTATCGGGCCGCGTATACTATTCTGAAAGCCAATTATATGAAGATGGGGAAACAGTCAGAATTGGCACCTAAAGTGGCCAAGATGGGCCTATCGGAAAGCCGAAAATCGCCCCAGCGTATTCAGGTGAAAAAGTAA
- the rsmH gene encoding 16S rRNA (cytosine(1402)-N(4))-methyltransferase RsmH: MYHNPVLLKECLEGLAIRPDGVYVDVTFGGGGHSKAILAQLGEKGRLFAFDQDPDARANAEAIDDKRLTFVDANFRLLQKYLRLYGVKQVDGILGDLGVSSHQFDTPERGFSTRFEANLDMRMNPRGGVSARDIVNGYSAEELHRIFGMYGELQNAKTAALAVVSARANGPLETVNDLKASLQRCVPRGKENKYFAQVFQALRIEVNDEMGALQDFLTQSAEVLKVKGRLVVMSYHSLEDRLVKNFIGKGKFYGEVEKDLFGNDLKPLQSVTRKPIEASAEEIVQNSRARSAKLRIAEKL, translated from the coding sequence ATGTATCATAATCCTGTATTATTGAAGGAGTGTTTGGAAGGTTTGGCAATTCGTCCCGATGGCGTTTATGTAGATGTGACATTTGGCGGGGGAGGGCATTCAAAGGCCATTTTGGCACAGCTCGGAGAAAAAGGTCGTCTGTTTGCTTTTGACCAAGACCCAGACGCCCGGGCCAATGCCGAAGCGATTGATGATAAGCGTCTTACGTTTGTGGATGCTAATTTTCGTCTTCTTCAAAAATACCTACGCTTGTACGGCGTTAAGCAAGTGGATGGAATTTTAGGTGATTTGGGGGTTTCGTCGCACCAGTTTGATACGCCCGAGCGCGGTTTTTCGACGCGCTTTGAAGCCAATTTAGACATGCGCATGAATCCGCGTGGCGGGGTCTCAGCCCGGGATATTGTCAATGGCTATTCGGCCGAAGAATTACACCGTATTTTTGGCATGTATGGTGAGTTACAAAATGCCAAAACGGCCGCGTTAGCGGTGGTTTCAGCCCGTGCCAACGGACCGCTCGAAACCGTGAATGATCTGAAAGCAAGTCTCCAACGGTGCGTGCCGAGAGGGAAAGAGAACAAATATTTTGCGCAAGTATTTCAGGCGTTACGCATTGAAGTAAATGACGAAATGGGTGCATTGCAGGATTTTTTGACGCAATCGGCAGAAGTGCTCAAAGTCAAAGGCCGGTTGGTGGTGATGTCGTATCATTCGCTGGAAGATCGGTTGGTGAAAAATTTTATCGGCAAAGGCAAGTTCTACGGAGAAGTAGAAAAAGATTTGTTTGGCAACGACCTCAAACCCTTGCAGTCAGTTACGCGTAAACCCATTGAAGCATCAGCCGAAGAGATTGTCCAAAACTCGCGTGCGCGCAGCGCAAAACTGCGTATTGCCGAAAAATTGTAA
- a CDS encoding thioredoxin family protein yields the protein MKSTLFSLVFSLLFFPVLSQGIKFEEGNFQQLVNLARQQNKLLMVEVYLNGCPHCAALAPVLQEKKVGEFFNPAFVSSKIEANSPISKELQLQKGITYPEFPLLFFFDTNGQLIHQAAPAERPNRAEFITEVIKHGNEALTPTLRTGNYAARYAKGERGLEFLVNYGKYAKATKDITRQSQIGNDFAKLLTKPADMESANGFYIISRLINDFQNPLAKHFFANLPKYQKYNNSENPKAVKDAAEAIIYNTLYGPRTNSLKASEVVAMREAMIKLGNPAKVVAPRTLLKELEAHFREKNTPAATARFNEYRKIATMDFLDYSYIVRLFNEKATENSYVPSLILWVNDGAKLFKTSNTNHTKDKLADLYNDLSKAYVKIGKKAEGKKAAQEALTIAKAAKIDTKPYADQLAKCN from the coding sequence ATGAAATCTACGTTGTTTTCCCTTGTTTTTTCCCTTTTGTTTTTTCCAGTTTTGAGTCAGGGTATCAAATTTGAAGAAGGTAATTTTCAGCAATTGGTCAACTTGGCCCGTCAGCAAAACAAGCTGTTGATGGTAGAAGTGTACCTCAACGGTTGTCCTCACTGCGCAGCGCTGGCCCCAGTATTGCAGGAAAAAAAGGTCGGTGAGTTTTTCAATCCTGCCTTTGTGAGTAGTAAAATAGAAGCCAATTCGCCCATTTCTAAGGAATTACAACTACAAAAGGGCATTACTTATCCCGAATTTCCCCTGCTTTTCTTTTTTGATACCAACGGCCAATTGATTCACCAAGCAGCTCCTGCTGAGCGCCCCAACCGAGCCGAATTTATTACCGAAGTCATTAAACACGGCAACGAGGCACTCACCCCTACGCTACGCACGGGCAACTACGCCGCCCGCTACGCCAAAGGCGAACGGGGACTGGAGTTTCTGGTCAATTACGGCAAATATGCCAAAGCCACCAAAGACATAACGCGCCAAAGTCAAATCGGTAACGATTTTGCCAAGTTGCTCACCAAACCCGCCGACATGGAAAGCGCCAACGGTTTTTACATTATTTCACGGTTAATCAACGACTTCCAGAACCCGCTGGCGAAACATTTTTTTGCCAACCTACCCAAATATCAGAAATACAATAACTCCGAAAATCCAAAAGCGGTCAAAGACGCCGCCGAAGCCATCATTTACAACACACTTTACGGGCCGCGTACCAACAGCCTCAAGGCGTCGGAAGTGGTGGCCATGCGAGAAGCCATGATTAAACTCGGCAATCCCGCCAAAGTCGTTGCTCCGCGCACGCTGCTGAAGGAGTTGGAAGCCCATTTTCGCGAAAAAAATACCCCAGCCGCCACTGCCCGCTTCAATGAATACCGTAAAATTGCGACGATGGACTTTCTGGATTACTCCTACATTGTTCGTCTTTTCAACGAAAAAGCCACCGAAAACTCTTACGTACCTTCGCTGATTTTGTGGGTAAATGACGGGGCTAAATTATTTAAAACCTCCAACACCAACCATACCAAAGATAAGCTAGCCGACTTGTACAATGATTTGTCAAAAGCCTACGTCAAAATTGGGAAAAAGGCCGAAGGCAAAAAGGCAGCTCAGGAAGCCCTGACGATTGCGAAGGCCGCCAAAATTGACACAAAACCTTACGCCGACCAGTTGGCAAAATGCAACTAA
- a CDS encoding 2Fe-2S iron-sulfur cluster-binding protein: MIQFTIEDGIGERQTLEIPEGIGLNLMEVLKASEYNILATCGGMALCATCHVEILDGGDSLAPVSDAELDILDTLPSATSCSRLACQLRVDETMVGTTFKIRGEEH, translated from the coding sequence ATGATACAATTCACCATAGAAGATGGAATAGGAGAGCGTCAGACGCTCGAAATTCCTGAAGGCATCGGCTTAAATTTAATGGAAGTCTTAAAGGCCTCTGAGTACAATATCTTGGCTACCTGTGGTGGCATGGCGCTGTGCGCTACCTGTCACGTCGAAATTTTGGACGGTGGCGACAGCCTGGCTCCCGTCAGCGATGCCGAACTGGACATTTTGGACACCCTGCCTTCGGCCACTTCGTGCAGCCGTTTGGCGTGTCAGTTGCGCGTGGATGAAACCATGGTAGGCACAACTTTCAAGATTCGCGGCGAAGAGCATTAA
- a CDS encoding NAD(P)/FAD-dependent oxidoreductase, producing the protein MITTDICIIGAGPVGLFSVFEAGLLKMRCHLIDALPQIGGQLSEIYPQKPIYDIPGYPTIKAQELVDNLMLQIAPFNPSFTLGERVETIDKQEDGSMIVKTSDATEVHCQVVVIAGGLGCFEPRKPEIAGLEHFEGKGVAYMVKNPEKFRDKEIVIAGGGDSALDWTAYLADIAKTTTLIHRSDTFRGAPDSAEKVFALAEQGKINLILQSNVVSLNGNGHLKEVVVAGKDKNSYAVPSDYFIPLFGLSPKLGPIAEWGLNINKSAIEVNTFDYSTNVERIYAIGDINTYPGKLKLILTGFHEAAMMCQSAFKFVYPNQHLSFKYTTVNGVNAF; encoded by the coding sequence ATGATTACTACAGATATATGCATCATTGGCGCGGGGCCCGTTGGCTTGTTCAGCGTGTTTGAAGCAGGATTATTGAAAATGCGGTGTCATCTGATTGATGCGTTGCCGCAAATAGGGGGACAGTTATCAGAAATTTATCCCCAAAAACCCATTTATGACATTCCGGGCTATCCCACCATCAAGGCGCAGGAGTTGGTGGATAATCTAATGCTGCAAATCGCGCCATTTAATCCCAGTTTTACCTTGGGCGAACGGGTCGAAACAATTGATAAACAGGAAGATGGTTCAATGATTGTCAAGACGTCGGATGCTACCGAAGTGCATTGCCAGGTGGTGGTCATTGCGGGCGGATTGGGGTGCTTTGAGCCCCGCAAACCAGAGATTGCTGGCTTGGAGCATTTTGAAGGAAAAGGCGTAGCCTACATGGTGAAAAATCCCGAAAAATTCAGAGACAAAGAAATTGTGATTGCGGGCGGCGGCGACTCGGCGTTGGACTGGACGGCGTATCTGGCCGACATCGCCAAGACCACTACCTTGATTCATCGTAGCGATACGTTCAGAGGGGCGCCTGACTCGGCCGAAAAAGTGTTTGCGTTGGCTGAACAGGGTAAAATTAACCTCATTTTACAATCAAATGTGGTGAGTTTGAACGGCAATGGACACCTGAAAGAAGTTGTGGTGGCGGGCAAAGATAAAAATAGCTATGCGGTACCTTCCGACTATTTTATTCCGCTGTTTGGCTTAAGTCCCAAATTGGGGCCGATTGCTGAGTGGGGGCTGAACATCAATAAATCAGCGATTGAGGTAAACACCTTTGACTATTCCACCAATGTGGAGCGTATCTACGCAATTGGCGACATCAACACCTATCCTGGGAAACTCAAACTCATTTTGACGGGCTTTCACGAAGCGGCTATGATGTGCCAAAGCGCCTTTAAGTTCGTTTATCCCAACCAACACCTCAGTTTTAAATATACGACGGTCAACGGGGTGAACGCTTTTTAA